A stretch of Electrophorus electricus isolate fEleEle1 chromosome 3, fEleEle1.pri, whole genome shotgun sequence DNA encodes these proteins:
- the atp6v1d gene encoding V-type proton ATPase subunit D encodes MSSKDRIDIFPSRMAQTIMKARLKGAQTGRNLLKKKADALSMRFRQILRKIIETKTLMGEVMREAAFSLAEAKFAAGDFSATVIQNVNKAQVKVRAKKDNVAGVTLPVFEHYQEGGDSYELTGLARGGEQLSRLKRNYAKAVELLVELASLQTSFVTLDEAIKITNRRVNAIEHVIIPRIERTLTYIITELDEREREEFYRLKKIQEKKKQLRERTEKEIAQRLAQLGPMAEPANMLTEEADEDLLFE; translated from the exons ATGTCAAGCAAAGACCGGATCGACATTTTCCCTTCGAGAAT GGCTCAGACCATTATGAAGGCTCGGTTGAAAGGTGCTCAGACTGGCCGTAATCTGCTGAAGAAAAAAGCTGATGCCCTTTCCATGCGCTTCCGGCAGATTCTTAGAAAAATCATTGAG ACCAAGACACTGATGGGAGAAGTGATGAGGGAAGCAGCCTTTTCTTTAGCTGAAGCCAAATTCGCTGCAGGTGACTTTAG TGCCACCGTTATCCAAAACGTGAACAAAGCCCAGGTCAAGGTCAGGGCAAAGAAGGACAACGTAGCAG GTGTGACACTGCCTGTGTTTGAGCACTACCAGGAAGGAGGGGACA GTTATGAACTGACTGGTCTAGCCAGGGGTGGGGAACAGCTGTCCAGGCTGAAGAGGAACTATGCCAAAGCTGTGGAACTACTTGTAGAATTAGCTTCCCTTCAG ACGTCCTTCGTCACCCTGGATGAGGCCATCAAGATCACCAACCGGCGTGTGAATGCCATCGAGCATG TGATCATCCCAAGGATCGAGCGCACGCTCACTTACATCATCACGGAGctggatgagagagagcgagaggagttCTACAG GCTGAAGAAGATAcaggagaagaagaaacagcTTCGGGAGCGGACAGAGAAGGAAATTGCCCAGCGCCTGGCTCAGCTGGGCCCCATGGCTGAGCCGGCCAACATGCTCACCGAGGAGGCCGATGAAGACCTGCTGTTTGAATGA